The Rhinolophus sinicus isolate RSC01 linkage group LG09, ASM3656204v1, whole genome shotgun sequence genome includes a window with the following:
- the FKBP9 gene encoding peptidyl-prolyl cis-trans isomerase FKBP9, producing MVFRARGWRPPPPPLLLLLLWVTGQAAPVAGLGLGSETELQIERRFVPDECPRTVSSGDFVRYHYVGTFPDGQKFDSSYDRDSTFNVFVGKGQLIAGMDQALVGMCVNERRFVKIPPKLAYGSEGVSGVIPPNSLLHFDVLLMDIWNAEDEVQIHTYFKPPSCARTIQVSDFVRYHYNGTFLDGTLFDSSHNRMKTYDTYVGIGWLIPGMDKGLLGMCVGEKRIITIPPFLAYGEDGDGKDIPGQASLVFDVVLLDLHNPKDGISIENKVVPENCERQSQSGDFLRYHYNGTLLDGTFFDSSYSRNRTFDTYIGQGYVIAGIDEGLLGVCVGEKRRIVVPPHLGYGEEGRGNIPGSAVLVFDIHVIDFHNPADSISITSHYKPPDCSVLSKKGDYLKYHYNASLLDGTLLDSTWNLGKTYNIVLGSGQVVLGMDMGLREMCVGEKRTVIIPPHLGYGEAGVDGEVPGSAVLVFDIELLELVAGLPEGYMFIWNGEVSPNLFEEIDKNGDGEVLLEEFSEYIHAQVASGKGKLAPGFDAEMIVKNMFTNQDRNGDGKVTAEEFKLKDQEAKHDEL from the exons ATGGTGTTCAGGGCCCGGGGCTGGcggcccccgccgccgccgctgcttcTGCTGTTGCTCTGGGTGACCGGGCAGGCGGCGCCTGTGGCGGGCCTGGGCCTGGGTTCCGAAACGGAGCTGCAGATCGAGCGGCGCTTTGTGCCGGATGAGTGCCCGCGCACCGTGAGCAGCGGCGACTTCGTGCGCTACCACTACGTGGGGACATTCCCCGACGGCCAGAAGTTCGACTCCAG CTATGACAGAGACTCCACTTTCAATGTGTTTGTGGGGAAAGGACAGCTGATTGCAGGGATGGACCAAGCTCTGGTCGGGATGTGTGTTAATGAGAGGCGCTTTGTGAAGATCCCTCCAAAGCTTGCTTACGGAAGTGAAGGCGTTT CTGGTGTGATTCCCCCAAATTCACTGCTTCATTTTGATGTACTTCTGATGGATATTTGGAATGCTGAAGATGAGGTTCAGATTCACACTTACTTCAAGCCTCCCAGTTGCGCTCGGACCATCCAGGTGTCTGATTTTGTAAGGTACCACTACAACGGAACGTTCTTGGACGGGACGCTGTTTGATTCGAG TCACAATCGCATGAAAACATATGACACATATGTGGGGATCGGCTGGCTGATTCCTGGAATGGATAAAGGGCTACTGGGGATGTGTGTGGGGGAAAAGCGCATCATCACCATCCCTCCCTTTCTGGCCTACGGAGAAGATGGAGACG GGAAAGACATTCCTGGACAGGCATCTCTGGTGTTTGATGTTGTGTTGTTGGACCTTCATAACCCCAAGGATGGCATTTCCATTGAGAATAAGGTCGTACCTGAAAACTGTGAGCGGCAAAGTCAAAGCGGGGACTTTCTCAGGTATCACTACAATGGCACGCTTCTGGACGGCACCTTCTTTGATTCCAG tTACTCGCGGAACCGCACCTTTGACACGTACATCGGGCAGGGCTACGTGATTGCGGGGATAGATGAAGGTTTGCTTGGCGTTTGCGTGGGAGAGAAGCGGAGGATCGTGGTCCCGCCTCACCTGGGCTacggagaggaagggagag GGAATATCCCAGGCTCGGCCGTGCTGGTGTTTGACATCCACGTGATCGACTTCCACAACCCTGCGGACTCCATCAGCATCACCTCCCACTACAAGCCCCCCGACTGCTCGGTGCTCAGTAAGAAGGGGGACTACCTCAAGTATCACTACAACGCTTCGCTGCTGGATGGCACCCTGCTGGATTCCAC GTGGAATTTAGGCAAAACGTATAATATTGTTTTGGGATCTGGACAAGTTGTGCTGGGAATGGATATGGGTCTCAGAGAGATGTGCGTTGGAGAGAAACGGACAGTGATCATCCCCCCCCACCTGGGCTACGGGGAGGCTGGCGTGG ATGGAGAGGTACCCGGCAGTGCCGTGTTGGTGTTTGACATCGAGCTTCTGGAGCTTGTGGCCGGCCTGCCCGAGGGGTACATGTTCATATGGAACGGCGAGGTGTCACCcaacctctttgaagaaatcgACAAGAACGGCGATGGAGAAGTCCTCCTGGAAGAG TTCTCAGAGTACATTCATGCCCAGGTGGCATCTGGCAAGGGGAAACTCGCTCCTGGCTTTGATGCTGAGATGATCGTGAAGAATATGTTCACCAACCAGGACCGGAATGGAGACGGCAAGGTCACCGCGGAGGAATTTAAACTCAAAGACCAGGAGGCCAAACACGACGAACTCTAA